From a region of the Poecile atricapillus isolate bPoeAtr1 chromosome 4, bPoeAtr1.hap1, whole genome shotgun sequence genome:
- the SPRY1 gene encoding protein sprouty homolog 1: MEPQSQHGSGGSLVVIQQPSLDSRQRLDYDRDSQPTTILSLDQIKAIRGSNEYTEGPSVVKKSGPRTAPRQEKHERTHEIIPINVNNNYEHRPGHAGHVAHQHNARAPVLSRSTSTGSAASSGSNSSASSEQGLLGRSPPSRPGSGHRSDRTIRAQPKQSALIVDDLKGPLKEDLTQHKFICEQCGKCKCGECTAPRALPSCLACNRQCLCSAESMVEYGTCMCLVKGIFYHCSNDDEGDSYADNPCSCSQSHCCSRYLCMGAMSLFLPCLLCYPPAKGCLKLCRGCYDRVNRPGCRCKNSNTVYCKLESCPSRGQGKPS; this comes from the coding sequence ATGGAGCCCCAAAGTCAGCATGGCAGCGGCGGCTCCCTGGTGGTGATTCAGCAGCCCTCCCTGGACAGCCGGCAGCGCTTGGACTAtgacagggacagccagcccACCACCATCTTGTCACTGGACCAGATCAAGGCCATCAGGGGCAGCAACGAATACACCGAGGGGCCGTCGGTGGTGAAAAAGTCGGGTCCGCGGACGGCGCCGAGGCAGGAGAAGCATGAGAGGACTCACGAGATTATACCGATTAATGTGAATAACAACTACGAGCACAGGCCCGGCCACGCGGGGCACGTGGCGCATCAGCATAACGCCAGGGCTCCCGTCCTGAGCCGATCCACCAGCACGGGCAGCGCCGCCAGCTCCGGCAGCAACAGCAGCGCCTCCTCGGAGCAAGGGCTGCTGGGGCGCTCGCCGCCCTCCCGGCCGGGCTCCGGCCACAGATCCGACCGGACAATCCGGGCGCAGCCCAAGCAGTCGGCCCTGATCGTGGACGATCTGAAGGGGCCTTTGAAAGAGGACTTGACGCAGCACAAGTTCATCTGCGAGCAGTGCGGGAAGTGCAAGTGCGGGGAGTGCACGGCGCCGCGggccctgccctcctgcctggcctgcaACCGGCAGTGCCTGTGCTCGGCCGAGAGCATGGTGGAGTACGGCACCTGCATGTGCCTGGTCAAAGGGATCTTCTACCACTGTTCCAACGACGATGAAGGGGACTCGTACGCGGAtaatccctgctcctgctcccagtcACACTGCTGTTCTAGGTACCTGTGCATGGGAGCCATGTCCTTGTTCCTGCCTTGCTTGCTCTGCTACCCTCCGGCCAAAGGATGCCTAAAACTCTGCCGGGGGTGCTACGACCGCGTCAATCGTCCGGGGTGCCGGTGCAAGAACTCCAACACGGTCTATTGTAaactggagagctgcccctcccGGGGTCAGGGCAAGCCCTCATGA